Genomic window (Pseudomonas sp. MM211):
TTAAAACTACCTGCGTGGCCATCGCTGCGTTAAAACCGCACTCAAAATGCTCATGTACTACTCGTACACTCCGCTTTCTCGCGCGTTTTTGTGGGGGCGCCTAGCCCTTGCGCTGCCTGCCTAGCCGACGTTTTAAGCTGCTTTATCTAATCAGGATTCGATCTTGCGTGCTGCCGGTACATCACCGTTGCGCCAGCGCCTCACGGCCTTCTGGAAAAACAGGCTGTTGGGAATCTGCACCCAGGTACCCGGCGCGTCGCCGGTCAGGTCTTCCAGGGTGGTATAGAACAGGTTGATGTCCAATACACGACCCCGCACGCCCGGCTTGTCGGCGCTTTCCAGCACTTCGACACAGTCGCCGATGCGGAACGGCCCGAGGGCGAAGATCAGCAGCGCGCAGAACAGGTTCGACAATACGCTCCAGATGGCGAAGAAAGCGATGGCTGCCACAGCGGCAAAGCCGGTCAACGCCCCCCACAGTACCTGGGCCGAAACGCCTAAGCGCTCCAGCACCAACATGAAGGCGCTACCCAGGATCAGCCAGCGGGTGAGGCCGCGCAACGGCACCAGCAGCTCTGCCGGTAGCTGAGGATAGCGATGGCCCAGGCGGCTAATGCCACGGGTGAGAATCCGCTGTGCCAGCCAGGCCAGTACCAGAATCAGCACGACCTGCCCAGCGAGCATCAGTGGCTGGCTCCAGGCGGTTAGCCAGGCCAGATCGGTAAAATCGAAATTCAAGCCATTGCCTCCAGTTCTTGCTGCAACACTTCCAGAGTTTCCAACGCTTCCAGCCACTGCTCTTCCAGCTCGCCTTCACGGCTCTTCAGCCCTGCCTGTTCGGCCAACGCCTGGCGCAGCTCTTCCTTGCGCGCGGCCTCGTAGATGGCACTATCGCCAAGGCGCTCTTCCAGTGCGGCGAGCTTGCCCTGCACCTGACCGAGTTCCGCCTCGAGCTTGTCCGCCGCCTTCTTGTGCGGCGCCAGTTGCTGGCGCAGCGCAGCGGCGGCCTGGCGCTGGCCACGCTTGTCGTTGCCCGTGCTGACCGCTGGCGCAGCCGTTGGAGCGGCCTGGCGCTGACGATAATCCACCAGCCAACGCGCGTAATCTTCCAGGTCACCGTCGAACGGCGCCACGCGGCCATCCGCCACCAGCAGGAACTCGTCGGTGGTGCTCTTGAGCAGGTGCCGATCGTGAGACACCACCACCACCGCCCCGGCGAATTCCTGCAGCGCCATGGTCAGTGCCAGGCGCATTTCCAGATCCAGGTGGTTGGTCGGTTCATCGAGCAGCAGCAGGTTGGGCTTGCCCCAAGCGATCAGCGCCAGGGCCAGGCGGGCCTTTTCGCCGCCTGAGAAATTCAGCACTGGCTCATCGCAACGCGGCCCGCGGAAGTCGAAACCACCGAGAAAATCGCGCAGCGTCTGCTCGCGCTCACCGGGGGCAATACGCTGCAGGTGCAGCAGCGGGCTGGCCTTGTCGTCGAGGGAGTCGAGCTGGTGCTGGGCAAAATAGCCGATCACCAGGTTCTCACCACGCGTCAGGCTGCCGCTTAATGGCTGCAGCTCGCCAGACAGGTTCTTGATCAGCGTCGATTTGCCGGCGCCGTTCGGGCCAAGCAGACCAATGCGGGCGCCCGGCACCAGGCTCAGCTTGACCTGCTGCAGCACCGCCTTGTCGGCGTATCCCAGGCGGCCTTCGCCAAGGCTGAGCAGCGGTGTGGAAATCTTGTCGGCCTCGCGGAACACGAAATCGAAGGGCGAGTCGACGTGGGCCGCACTCAGCTCTTCCATACGTTCCAGCGCCTTGATGCGGCTCTGCGCCTGACGCGCCTTGGTGGCCTGGGCCTTGAAGCGGGCGATGTACTTTTCCATGTGCGCACGCTGCACTTGCTGCTTCTCGTACGCCTGCTGCTGCTGAGCCAAACGCTCGGCACGAGTACGCTCGAAGGCGCTGTAACCGCCACGGTATAGTGTCAGCTTGCGCTGCTCGACATGGGCGACGTGGTCGACCACCGCATCGAGAAAATCCCGGTCGTGGGAAATCAGCAGCAAGGTACCGGGATAGCTTTGCAGCCAGCCTTCGAGCCAGAGAATCGCATCCAGATCCAGGTGGTTGGTCGGCTCGTCGAGCAGCAGCAGGTCAGACGGGCACATCAGCGCCTGGGCCAGATTAAGGCGCATCCTCCAGCCACCGGAGAAGTCGCCGACCCGGCGATCCATCTGCGCATTGTCGAAGCCCAGGCCAGCCAGCAGCTTGCGTGCACGAGCATCGGCGGTGTAGCCGTCGGCGCTGTCCAGTTCGCTGTGCAGGCGAGCGATGGCACTGCCGTCCTGGCGCTGCTCGGCGATCTCCAAATCAGCCTGCACGCGCCGCAGGTTATGGTCGCCGTCGAGCACATAGTCCACGGCCTGGCGTTCGAGGGTATCGACCTCCTGGCGCATATGGGCGATGCGCCAGTCACCGGGCAGCAGGCAATCGCCAGCGTCCGGGGTCAACTCGCCGCGCAGCAAGGCGAACAGGCTGGATTTGCCGGCGCCGTTGGCACCGATAAGGCCGGCTTTGTGGCCGGAGTGCAGGGTCAGCTCGGCGTCTTCTAGCAGACGCTGCGGGCCACGCTGTAAGGTAAGGTTCAGAAGTCGGATCATAATGGCGGCGGATTCTACCAGAGTCCCCCGCCGCTTACTCGGAGCGTACCGTGACTACTGACCTGTGGAGTTTCGCCACGACGCTGTACACCAAACCTGGCGTAGAAGCCGCATGCCTCACCCAGCAAGACGCCGGTACAGATGTGTGCCTGCTGCTCTGCGGCCTGTGGATGGATCGCCGCGGCACGCCCCATGACGGCGATTTCGAAACGCAATTGCGACGAGTGGCAACACAATGGCAGCACGATGTCGTCACCCCGCTCAGGGCTCTGCGTCAGATCTGGCGCACGCCAGCGCAGCAAGATTCGGCACTCGCCGAACTGCGGCAACGGGTCAAACAGCTGGAGCTGGATGCCGAGAGAGAACAACTGATGCGCCTGGAGGCAATGGCTCAAGGCAGAGCCCGGCAGCCAAGCAGCCATCAGCACGCTTGGCTGGATGCCCTGGCTGCAACTTCCTCGGCGCCGGCCGCAGCGGCTCGCGAACACTTGTATGGCGCGAGCCTGAGCAATGGCCTGGGTTGAGCGCAGCGCTACTCAGGATCACCACGCCCCGCGGATCCACCCTACAAGGGTGGCTGAGCCCTGAAGGGGTTCAGGCTTGCAGCTCCTTATCGAGGACTTCTTCGATCTCGCTCTTGATCTTGCCGCTCATCACCGAGAGCAGCAGGCCAAGGTTGAGCTGCAGGTGGACGCGATCTTCGCTGACCTCAATCCGCCCGTCGGCGCCGCTGCGTTTGAACTCCAGGGTGTCGCCGTTCCACTGGTAGCGCACGTCGTATTCTCGTGCCAAGCGCTCGGCCAGTTGTTCGGCCTTGCCCCGTGCAGCCTCGACCCCCAGGTTGTGGGGGCGATCGACGGTAATTCTGGCCATCACGGCTCTCCTGACTAAAAACGCTGGCGGCGGAATATACAAGAAGCACCCAGTGCCCCACTACCACGCGTGCAGCCTGTACCCAGCTTTTAGGTTTAGAATGCGGGCACTCGGCTTACTAAAGCCTGTTATCGCCGTGCTGCAGGCCAGCCTATGGCCCCACTGGCGGTTACGCCTTGCATGGTTCTAGCTCGCAGGCTTTTAAATAGGCGCCAAGCCTCTCGGATTTCAGGAAAGGGTGACATGAACGATCCGCGCAAGAACGACGACAGCGAACCTACCACCCACTTCGGCTTCCAGGATGTTCCAGAAAGCAGGAAGGCGGACAAGGTCGCCGAAGTGTTCCACTCGGTGGCAGCCAAGTACGACCTGATGAACGACCTGCTCTCCGGCGGCATGCACCGCCTGTGGAAGCGTTTCACCATCGAGCTGTCCGGCGTACGTAGCGGCAACCGCGTGCTGGACATCGCTGGTGGCACCGGTGACCTGGCCCGCCAGTTCTCGCGCATCGTCGGCGAGACCGGCGAGGTGGTGCTGGCCGACATCAACGCTTCGATGCTCAGGGTCGGTCGTGACCGCCTGCTCGACCGCGGCGTGTCGGGCAACATCGCATTCGTCCAGGCTGACGCCGAAAAGCTGCCCTTTCCGGACAACCATTTCGACTGCGTGACCATCGCCTTCGGCCTGCGTAACGTCACTCATAAAGATGCCGCCATCGCCTCCATGCTGCGCGTGCTCAAGCCTGGTGGTCGCCTGCTGGTGCTGGAATTCTCCAAGCCCAAGAGCAGCCTGCTGTCCAAGGTCTACGACACCTATTCGTTCAACTTCATGCCGCTGGTGGGCAAGCTGGTCACCAACGACGCCGAGAGCTATCGCTACTTGGCCGAGTCGATCCGCATGCACCCGGATCAAGATACCCTCAAGGCGATGATGGAAGCCGCCGGTTTCGACCGCGTGACTTACCACAACATGACCGGCGGCATCGTCGCTCTGCACCGCGGTATCAAGCCCTGATGCTGAGTCAGGCCCTGTTCGCGGGCGTCGAGCGTGGTCTCAATCGCGTACTCGCGCTGGACAGCACTGCCCTACCACGCCTGGCGCGGCTGAATGGCCGGGTGATCGCGGTCGAGTCGCGGACTCCTGCGTTCGCGCTGTTTATCCTCGCTGATGGCCAAGGCTTACGGCTGGCAGGCCAATGGGCTGGCCAGATCGACTGCACGCTGCGCGCACCAGCCAGCGCGCTGCTACGCCTGGCGCTGGCCAAGGACAAGCAGGCCGTGCTGCATGAGCCTGAGGTCGATCTGGACGGCGACAGTGGCACGCTGATGGAACTGGCCGGCATCCTGCAGGATCTCGAGCTGGACTGGGAATACGAGCTGTCACGCTGGCTCGGCCCGATCGCCACGCCGCTGCTCGCTGGCCACCTGCGCAGCCGCGCCGGCTGGACGCGAGACAATATTCACAGCCTGCAACTGAGCCTGGCCGATTACCTCAGCGAAGAATCACGCACGCTGGTTGGCCACCGTGAGGCCGAGGCACGCTTTGCCGAGTTGGATGACCTGAAACTTTCCCTCGACCGTCTCGACGCGCGCATCGAGCGCCTCGTACTACGCCATAAGCCAATCGCATGAAGCTGCTTGCCGTTCGTCGTCTGTTGCGCATCCTCTACGTGGTCATCCGCTACCGCCTGGATGACCTGCTGTTCGCCCTGCCGCTGCCCTTCTGGCTGCGCGCACCGCGCTTCCTGCTGCCCTGGCGCTGGCTGCCGCGCAAGGCGTCGCCGCTCAATCGCGGTCAGCGCCTGCGTTTGGCCCTGGAAGAGCTGGGGCCGATTTTCATCAAGTTCGGCCAGTTGCTGTCCACCCGCCGCGACCTGCTACCGCCGGATATCGCTGACGAGCTGACTCACCTGCAGGATCGCGTGCCACCGTTCGACCCGGCCAAATCACTGGCACTGATCGAAGAGCAACTGGGCATGCCGGTCAGCCAAGCGTTCGCCCGCTTCGACACCGAGCCGCTGGCCTCCGCCTCCGTCGCCCAGGTGCACGCGGCACAGCTGAAAAGCGGCGAAGAAGTGGTGGTCAAGGTAGTGCGCCCAGGCCTCAAGCCGATCATCCGCGCCGACATGGCCTGGCTGTTCCTGCTCGCCAAGCTGGCCGAGCGCGCCTCGGCCGAAGCGCGCCGCCTGCACCCGGTGGACGTGGTCAGCGATTACGAGAAGACCATCTACGACGAACTCGACCTGCTGCGCGAGGCGGCCAACGCCAGCCAGTTGCGGCGCAACTTCGAGGGCTCTGACCTGCTTTACGTACCGCAGGTGTACTGGGACTGGTGCCGCCCCAAGGTACTGGTGATGGAGCGCATCTATGGCATCCAGGTCACCGACTTGGCCACCCTGGCCGACCAGCGCACCGATATGAAGCTGCTGGCCGAACGCGGCGTGGAGATTTTCTTCACCCAGGTGTTCACCCACAGTTTCTTCCATGCCGACATGCACCCGGGCAACATCTTCGTCAGCACGCGAACGCCCTGGAACCCGCAGTACATTGCCATCGACTGCGGCATCATCGGCAGCCTCACCCCCGAGGATCAGGATTACCTGGCACGCAACCTGGTGGCCTTCTTCAAGCGTGACTACCGCAAGGTGGCGCAGTTGCACATCGACTCTGGCTGGGTGCCACAGGAAACCCAGGTCAACGATTTCGAAGCGGCGATCCGCACCGTGTGCGAGCCGATCTTCGAGCGCCCGCTCAAGGATATTTCCTTCGGCTTGCTGCTGATGCGCCTGTTCCAGACCGCGCGGCGCTTCAATATGGAAGTCCAGCCGCAGTTGGTGCTGCTGCAGAAGACCTTGCTCAACATCGAGGGTCTCGGCCGCCAGTTGTACCCAGATCTGGATCTGTGGACGACTGCTCAGCCGTTCCTCGAGCGCTGGATGCGCCAACGCGTCAGCCCGCGCAACCTGCTGCAAAACCTGCAGAGTCAGGTCGAGCAAGTGCCGCACCTGGCCAACATGACCCGCAGCCTGCTCGAACGCATGGCTCAGCCCCACGCTAAAGATCCACCACCGCCATGGCGCGAGCGTGACGGCTGGGCGGTACGACTGATCGGCGCCGCGCTGATCGGCGGCGGCGTGGTGCTGGCCCTGGGCATGGCCAACCTGAGTGAACCGGCCATCGCCTGGCCCGCCTGGCTGATGACCGCCAGTGGTCTGTACCTGATCGTGCGCCGATAGCCAGCTAGCGCCCTGGCTGGCACACTTGCAACGAAACGCCGCGTCTCGAATACGGAAAAGCAATGAACAACTGGTTAGATGAAGTCACTTGGAACGAAGACGGCCTGGTGCCGGCCATCGCCCAAGATCACCAGACCGGGCGCATCCTTATGATGGCCTGGATGAACCGCGAAGCATTGGCCCTGACTGCCAGCGAGCAGCGCGCCATCTACTGGTCACGCTCACGTGGCAAGCTGTGGCGCAAGGGCGAGGAATCCGGTCATGTGCAGAAGCTCCACGAGCTGCGTCTGGACTGTGACGCCGACGTGATCGTGTTAAAGGTTGAACAGCTCGGCGGCATCGCTTGCCATACCGGGCGCGAAAGTTGCTTCTACCGGGTATTCGAGAATGGCGCGTGGAAGACCGTCGATGCCGTCTTGAAAGATCCGCACACCATATATGCACCGGAACACCGCCATGACTGATACCCTCAAGCGCTTGGCCGAGGTGCTGGAGTCGCGCAAGGGCGCGGCCCCAGACAGCTCTTACGTGGCCAGCCTGTACCACAAGGGTCTGAACAAGATCCTGGAGAAGGTCGGCGAAGAATCGGTGGAAACCATTCTTGCCGCCAAGGACGCTGCCACCAGCGGTGACTGCAGCGATCTGATCTACGAAACTGCCGACCTGTGGTTCCACAGCATGGTCATGCTGGCCGCGCTGGATCAGCACCCACAGGCGGTGCTGGATGAACTGGATCGCCGTTTCGGCCTGTCCGGGCATGCGGAAAAAGCCGCACGAAGCGACAGCGACACTCAATAAAGACTCTGACGAGGACAATGCAGCATGGGCATTTTCGATTGGAAACACTGGGTAGTCATCCTTATCGTCGTCGTGCTGGTGTTTGGCACCAAGAAACTCAAGAACCTCGGCTCCGACGTCGGTGAAACCATCAAGGGTTTCCGCAAGGCGATGAACGAAGACGAGACCAAGCCGGCCGAACCGCAAGCGCAGCAACCCCAACAGCCTTATCAGCAGCAGGCGCCGCTGAACCAGCCGCACACTGTGGAAGGCCAGGCCAGCAAGGTCGAAGAACCGCTGCGTAAAGACTGAGGCCAGAGCATGTTCGGTATCAGTTTCAGCGAGCTGCTGCTGGTCGGGTTGATTGCCCTGCTGGTGCTCGGCCCCGAGCGTCTGCCTGGCGCTGCCCGAACGGCAGGGTTGTGGATCGGGCGCATCAAGCGCAGCTTCAATGCGATCAAGTCGGAGGTCGAGCGAGAAATCGGCGCTGACGAAATCCGTCGCCAGTTGCATAACGAACATATCCTCGAGCTCGAGCGGGAAATGCAGGCGGTCAAGAACGACATCCTGCCGCCAGCCCCCCAAGCGGCAGTGCCAGCGCCCGCGCAGCAATCGGCGTCCGTCGCCGAGTCAGCTCCGGTAGCTCCGGTAGCTCCGGTAGCTCCGGTAGCTCCGGTAGCTCCGGTAGCTCCGGCTGAGCCTGCTCCAGCTTCTGCAACACCTCCAGCCCCGGCGCACGTCGCCAGCCAGGACAAGACGCCGCAACCATGAGTCGACTCTCTGACAACGACCAGGAAATGCCGCTGGTTTCTCATCTTGCCGAGTTGCGTACGCGCCTGCTGCGCTGCGTAGGCGCTATCTTTCTGCTTTTCGCCGGCCTGTTCTACTTCACGCAGCAGATCTACACGCTGGTTTCGGCGCCGCTGCGTCAGTACCTGCCGGAAGGCGCGACGATGATCGCCACCGATGTGGCCTCGCCGTTCCTCACCCCGTTCAAGCTGACCATGATCGTTGCGG
Coding sequences:
- a CDS encoding twin-arginine translocase TatA/TatE family subunit, with product MGIFDWKHWVVILIVVVLVFGTKKLKNLGSDVGETIKGFRKAMNEDETKPAEPQAQQPQQPYQQQAPLNQPHTVEGQASKVEEPLRKD
- a CDS encoding ubiquinone biosynthesis accessory factor UbiJ; translated protein: MLSQALFAGVERGLNRVLALDSTALPRLARLNGRVIAVESRTPAFALFILADGQGLRLAGQWAGQIDCTLRAPASALLRLALAKDKQAVLHEPEVDLDGDSGTLMELAGILQDLELDWEYELSRWLGPIATPLLAGHLRSRAGWTRDNIHSLQLSLADYLSEESRTLVGHREAEARFAELDDLKLSLDRLDARIERLVLRHKPIA
- a CDS encoding mechanosensitive ion channel family protein, with product MLAGQVVLILVLAWLAQRILTRGISRLGHRYPQLPAELLVPLRGLTRWLILGSAFMLVLERLGVSAQVLWGALTGFAAVAAIAFFAIWSVLSNLFCALLIFALGPFRIGDCVEVLESADKPGVRGRVLDINLFYTTLEDLTGDAPGTWVQIPNSLFFQKAVRRWRNGDVPAARKIES
- a CDS encoding phosphoribosyl-ATP diphosphatase; protein product: MTDTLKRLAEVLESRKGAAPDSSYVASLYHKGLNKILEKVGEESVETILAAKDAATSGDCSDLIYETADLWFHSMVMLAALDQHPQAVLDELDRRFGLSGHAEKAARSDSDTQ
- the tatB gene encoding Sec-independent protein translocase protein TatB is translated as MFGISFSELLLVGLIALLVLGPERLPGAARTAGLWIGRIKRSFNAIKSEVEREIGADEIRRQLHNEHILELEREMQAVKNDILPPAPQAAVPAPAQQSASVAESAPVAPVAPVAPVAPVAPVAPAEPAPASATPPAPAHVASQDKTPQP
- a CDS encoding polyhydroxyalkanoic acid system family protein, whose protein sequence is MARITVDRPHNLGVEAARGKAEQLAERLAREYDVRYQWNGDTLEFKRSGADGRIEVSEDRVHLQLNLGLLLSVMSGKIKSEIEEVLDKELQA
- the hisI gene encoding phosphoribosyl-AMP cyclohydrolase, which produces MNNWLDEVTWNEDGLVPAIAQDHQTGRILMMAWMNREALALTASEQRAIYWSRSRGKLWRKGEESGHVQKLHELRLDCDADVIVLKVEQLGGIACHTGRESCFYRVFENGAWKTVDAVLKDPHTIYAPEHRHD
- a CDS encoding ATP-binding cassette domain-containing protein, with amino-acid sequence MIRLLNLTLQRGPQRLLEDAELTLHSGHKAGLIGANGAGKSSLFALLRGELTPDAGDCLLPGDWRIAHMRQEVDTLERQAVDYVLDGDHNLRRVQADLEIAEQRQDGSAIARLHSELDSADGYTADARARKLLAGLGFDNAQMDRRVGDFSGGWRMRLNLAQALMCPSDLLLLDEPTNHLDLDAILWLEGWLQSYPGTLLLISHDRDFLDAVVDHVAHVEQRKLTLYRGGYSAFERTRAERLAQQQQAYEKQQVQRAHMEKYIARFKAQATKARQAQSRIKALERMEELSAAHVDSPFDFVFREADKISTPLLSLGEGRLGYADKAVLQQVKLSLVPGARIGLLGPNGAGKSTLIKNLSGELQPLSGSLTRGENLVIGYFAQHQLDSLDDKASPLLHLQRIAPGEREQTLRDFLGGFDFRGPRCDEPVLNFSGGEKARLALALIAWGKPNLLLLDEPTNHLDLEMRLALTMALQEFAGAVVVVSHDRHLLKSTTDEFLLVADGRVAPFDGDLEDYARWLVDYRQRQAAPTAAPAVSTGNDKRGQRQAAAALRQQLAPHKKAADKLEAELGQVQGKLAALEERLGDSAIYEAARKEELRQALAEQAGLKSREGELEEQWLEALETLEVLQQELEAMA
- the ubiB gene encoding ubiquinone biosynthesis regulatory protein kinase UbiB, translated to MKLLAVRRLLRILYVVIRYRLDDLLFALPLPFWLRAPRFLLPWRWLPRKASPLNRGQRLRLALEELGPIFIKFGQLLSTRRDLLPPDIADELTHLQDRVPPFDPAKSLALIEEQLGMPVSQAFARFDTEPLASASVAQVHAAQLKSGEEVVVKVVRPGLKPIIRADMAWLFLLAKLAERASAEARRLHPVDVVSDYEKTIYDELDLLREAANASQLRRNFEGSDLLYVPQVYWDWCRPKVLVMERIYGIQVTDLATLADQRTDMKLLAERGVEIFFTQVFTHSFFHADMHPGNIFVSTRTPWNPQYIAIDCGIIGSLTPEDQDYLARNLVAFFKRDYRKVAQLHIDSGWVPQETQVNDFEAAIRTVCEPIFERPLKDISFGLLLMRLFQTARRFNMEVQPQLVLLQKTLLNIEGLGRQLYPDLDLWTTAQPFLERWMRQRVSPRNLLQNLQSQVEQVPHLANMTRSLLERMAQPHAKDPPPPWRERDGWAVRLIGAALIGGGVVLALGMANLSEPAIAWPAWLMTASGLYLIVRR
- the ubiE gene encoding bifunctional demethylmenaquinone methyltransferase/2-methoxy-6-polyprenyl-1,4-benzoquinol methylase UbiE translates to MNDPRKNDDSEPTTHFGFQDVPESRKADKVAEVFHSVAAKYDLMNDLLSGGMHRLWKRFTIELSGVRSGNRVLDIAGGTGDLARQFSRIVGETGEVVLADINASMLRVGRDRLLDRGVSGNIAFVQADAEKLPFPDNHFDCVTIAFGLRNVTHKDAAIASMLRVLKPGGRLLVLEFSKPKSSLLSKVYDTYSFNFMPLVGKLVTNDAESYRYLAESIRMHPDQDTLKAMMEAAGFDRVTYHNMTGGIVALHRGIKP
- a CDS encoding TIGR02444 family protein, producing the protein MTTDLWSFATTLYTKPGVEAACLTQQDAGTDVCLLLCGLWMDRRGTPHDGDFETQLRRVATQWQHDVVTPLRALRQIWRTPAQQDSALAELRQRVKQLELDAEREQLMRLEAMAQGRARQPSSHQHAWLDALAATSSAPAAAAREHLYGASLSNGLG